The DNA sequence TAATAAGAAGGTTGTAGATTATGCCATCAAACTCGGCCTCGCACTCCACTGTACTATCAATAAAAAAAGTATCTTTGCACGAAAAAACTACTACTATCCTGACCTTCCAAAGGGCTACCAGATTTCGCAATACGAAGAACCTTTATGTACTGATGGCTATCTTGATATCTTTATCAATGGAGGAAAAAAGAGAATCAGGATAAAAAGGGTGCACATGGAAGAAGACGCCGGGAAGCTCGTTCATGAAAGCACTATTGAAGCAAGCTCATATAGCCTTGTAGATTACAACAGATCGAGCGTGCCGCTGCTTGAGATTGTGAGTGAGCCTGATATCGGGACACCCGAAGAGGCAACCCTCTATTTAAAGATGCTACGGGACGTACTCATATATCTCGAAATCTGCGATGGCAATATGGAAGAAGGGAGTTTCAGATGTGATGCAAATGTGTCTGTGAGAAAGAAGGGGACAAGCGAGCTTGGCACGAGGACAGAGCTTAAGAATCTGAACTCTTTCAGGCATATTGAAAAATCGCTCGATTACGAGATAATAAGGCAAATAGAGGTCATCAAAAATGGCGGTGAAATAGTTCAGGAAACAAGGCTTTTTAACGTTGATGAAGGGATTACATATTCCATGAGGAGTAAGGAAGAGGCAAATGATTACAGGTATTTTCCGGAACCTGACCTTCTTCCCCTCACAGTTGATGAAAAATGGATAAAAGAGATCAGGGAAAACCTGCCTGAATTACCAATGAAAAAGATGGAAAGATTTATCGATAAGTATAACCTCCCAAGGTATGATGTGGAGATATTGGTATCAGATAAGGAACTTGCCCAATACTTTGAAGAGGCAGTAGGGCTATTTCCTGAGCCAAAGACTGTGAGTAACTGGATCATGACCGAACTCTTAAGGGAATTAAAGGGTGGTAATGTATCACCAAAGGATTCACCCCTGCCTCCAGCCCATCTTGCAGAGTTATTATCACTTATAAAGGATGGAACGATCAGCACAAAGATAGGAAAGGAGATCTTTCCGGAGCTATATAAAAGTGGGGTATCTCCAAAACGTCTGGTTCAAGAAAAAGGGTTAATCCAGATTTCAGATGAGTCTGAGATAATCTCGACCATAGATAAGGTAATCTCTTGCTTCCCTCAAGAGGTTGAAGAATTCAAGGGGGGGAAAGAGAAACTACTGGGATTTTTTGTGGGACAGGTTATGAAAGAAACAAAAGGGAAGGCAAATCCAAAACTATTAAATGAACTACTTTTGAAGAGGCTGAAGGGGTAATGCCGATTTGCGATTGCGGATTGCGGAATGATGAATTCATACACAGTATATAGCATATCGCATTTCATATATAGTAGGAGAGGCGTCCCGCCTGTCAGAACACGATATACGGCATACGAACGAC is a window from the Pseudomonadota bacterium genome containing:
- the gatB gene encoding Asp-tRNA(Asn)/Glu-tRNA(Gln) amidotransferase subunit GatB — its product is MDYGDYEGVMGLEVHAHLLTDSKIFCGCSTKFGAEPNSHTCPTCMGLPGALPVLNKKVVDYAIKLGLALHCTINKKSIFARKNYYYPDLPKGYQISQYEEPLCTDGYLDIFINGGKKRIRIKRVHMEEDAGKLVHESTIEASSYSLVDYNRSSVPLLEIVSEPDIGTPEEATLYLKMLRDVLIYLEICDGNMEEGSFRCDANVSVRKKGTSELGTRTELKNLNSFRHIEKSLDYEIIRQIEVIKNGGEIVQETRLFNVDEGITYSMRSKEEANDYRYFPEPDLLPLTVDEKWIKEIRENLPELPMKKMERFIDKYNLPRYDVEILVSDKELAQYFEEAVGLFPEPKTVSNWIMTELLRELKGGNVSPKDSPLPPAHLAELLSLIKDGTISTKIGKEIFPELYKSGVSPKRLVQEKGLIQISDESEIISTIDKVISCFPQEVEEFKGGKEKLLGFFVGQVMKETKGKANPKLLNELLLKRLKG